In Leptospira sp. WS58.C1, a single genomic region encodes these proteins:
- a CDS encoding cyclic nucleotide-binding domain-containing protein, which yields MAGPIIRTYKGGSIIYFEKDRSEDIYVLRQGRVVLTYTAIDSGYEVKEDVRLGEFFGVKSALGKYPREETAQVVGGATVLVFKLSDFETFVAEKTHLILKMMKVFSSQLRLVHKKLREILGQAEARNPAFELMNVAEVFYKNNNFEHAAYGFAKYLEHYPSGPYAGRATELQDLARKGTPYPINMPPLVYDAASTRAPMSQENLQNIMKPAAEKTNLGAGTDNTITSLYNRAHTFLNVGKFEEAAGIFKDLMVRTDFKYDSEKKLVDNALFQMGVCFLKLNSLDTASNTFSAYIKKHPSGESVKESLFHLAEIAEQQGDRQRAGMLFGKVALLPPERDSLSQKARQKAKELSA from the coding sequence TTGGCTGGGCCCATAATCCGAACTTATAAAGGCGGCTCCATTATTTACTTCGAGAAAGATCGATCGGAGGATATTTACGTCCTCAGACAAGGTCGTGTCGTTCTCACGTACACCGCAATCGATTCCGGTTACGAGGTCAAAGAAGACGTACGACTGGGAGAGTTTTTCGGAGTTAAATCCGCACTTGGAAAATACCCCAGGGAAGAAACCGCTCAGGTAGTGGGCGGAGCCACTGTCCTAGTTTTCAAACTTTCAGACTTTGAAACATTCGTAGCCGAAAAAACCCATCTGATCCTAAAGATGATGAAGGTTTTCTCCAGCCAATTGCGACTGGTTCACAAAAAATTAAGAGAGATCTTAGGTCAGGCAGAAGCAAGAAATCCTGCATTCGAGCTTATGAACGTAGCCGAAGTATTTTATAAAAATAATAACTTCGAACACGCTGCTTATGGATTCGCAAAATATCTAGAACATTACCCGAGTGGGCCGTATGCGGGAAGAGCCACAGAGCTGCAAGATCTGGCAAGAAAGGGAACACCCTACCCTATCAATATGCCTCCGTTAGTTTACGATGCTGCTTCCACCAGGGCGCCGATGTCCCAAGAAAATCTGCAAAATATCATGAAGCCTGCAGCGGAAAAAACGAATCTGGGTGCCGGCACGGATAATACGATCACTTCTCTTTATAACCGGGCTCATACTTTCCTAAACGTAGGAAAATTCGAAGAGGCAGCCGGTATATTCAAGGACCTAATGGTTCGCACGGATTTTAAGTACGATAGCGAAAAGAAACTCGTAGACAATGCACTTTTCCAAATGGGGGTTTGTTTCTTAAAGCTGAATAGTTTGGATACTGCTAGCAATACTTTCTCCGCTTATATCAAAAAACATCCATCCGGGGAATCGGTAAAAGAGTCTTTATTTCATTTGGCAGAGATCGCTGAACAACAGGGGGACCGCCAGAGAGCAGGAATGTTATTCGGCAAGGTAGCATTACTTCCTCCGGAAAGAGATAGTCTTTCGCAGAAGGCTCGCCAAAAAGCTAAGGAGCTGAGCGCCTAA
- a CDS encoding Crp/Fnr family transcriptional regulator, which yields MDLMLESMFSKFGKTFEPNQIIFCENEPGNDFFLIQAGKVKITKTVGNSIKTLDILEQGDIFGEMAILEEQPRSATAIAISEVRVLNFNRANFELLMTKNPTLALKILTIFSVRIYDAKRRLLILLLDDIIGKVADVFLMLYEKMHTHTEFKEVVLNVTVEDVADWCAQPVGEVQKVVNQFAKSGKIEIYSDKIVIHNINDFQRIVSQKRKPS from the coding sequence ATGGATTTAATGCTCGAGTCGATGTTCTCAAAGTTCGGAAAAACTTTCGAACCGAACCAGATCATATTCTGCGAAAACGAACCGGGAAACGATTTTTTTCTGATCCAAGCTGGGAAAGTAAAGATCACTAAAACTGTTGGAAATTCCATCAAAACCTTAGATATCTTGGAACAAGGAGATATCTTCGGAGAGATGGCGATCTTAGAAGAACAACCCAGAAGTGCGACTGCAATAGCGATTTCCGAAGTGAGAGTTCTTAACTTCAATAGAGCGAACTTCGAATTATTGATGACTAAGAACCCAACTCTTGCGCTCAAGATCCTCACAATCTTTTCCGTGAGAATTTACGACGCAAAACGAAGATTGCTTATCCTATTGCTGGACGATATCATCGGAAAAGTTGCCGACGTTTTCTTGATGTTGTATGAAAAGATGCATACACATACTGAATTCAAAGAAGTCGTTCTCAATGTTACGGTAGAGGACGTGGCAGATTGGTGCGCCCAACCGGTGGGAGAAGTCCAAAAAGTAGTGAACCAATTCGCGAAAAGCGGCAAAATCGAGATCTACTCCGACAAAATCGTAATTCACAATATTAACGACTTCCAGAGAATAGTCTCCCAGAAGCGCAAACCTTCTTAA